DNA from Nitrospiria bacterium:
CGCATTGAGACCCTTTCCCGGGTCAGCACCACCATTGCCTCCAACCAATATTTGGAAGAGATTCTTCACCTTTTGGTTACTATGACTGCAGAAATGATGTCTTCCCAAACCTGCTCAATTATGCTTCTTGAAGAAAAAAACAAGGAGTTGGTGATAAAAGCCACCCAAAGCTTGAGTGATCGTTATAAAAGTAAACCTCCCCTTAAAATTGGGGAAAGTATCAGCGGACGGGTGGTGAAAGAGAAAAAACCCGTTTCGGTTTTGGATGTGACTCGGGAAAAAGGGTTTATGTATCAAGATCTTGCCCGAAAGGAAGGTCTTTGCTCACTCCTTTCTGTTCCTATGATGATCAAGGATCGGGTCATTGGTGTGATCAACAGTTATACATCGGAACCTCATCATTTTTCGGAAGAAGAAATAAAAGTTTTGCAGGCTGTTGCAAATCAAGCCGCCATTGCCATTGAAAACACCGCTCTTTTGAAGCGGTCCCTTGCCATGGAAGAAGAATTGGAGGCCAGGAAAGTGGTTGAAAAGGCAAAAGGCCTTTTAATGAAAAACAAGAGGATAACCGAGAATGAAGCCTTTAAACTTTTACGGAAACAAAGTATGAATACCCGTCGATCCATGCGGGAAATTGCCGAGGCTGTCATTTTAGCCTTGGAAATGGGGCAATAATAATTTTCATCAACAAAAGGTTTTCTTGTTTTTTAATTTCTTGATTAGACGGATCAGTTTTTTAAGTTTTTGTTCTTCCTTTATTTCTTTTCCAACATCAAAATCTATTGTATAGAATTGTTCTTTTTTTTCCAGGGGCTCTTGGGAAAAAATTTGGTGTTTGAGAACATCAAGGTTTGCCTCTGAGGCATCACTGGCTTTTTTTTTCCGCCGGTTGATGCGTGACCGAAGGGTTGATTCCGGTGCTTTGAAATTTAAAATGACAAAGGGAATATTGATGTCTCGGGCAATGGGTTGTAAAATTTTTCTTTGTAATTTTTTTAAAAATGTTCCATCCACAATGACTGGGAACCCAGCCCCCAGAATCATCTTCGCCAGTCCTCGCATTTTTAGATACACTTGCCGCGTTACATGAGAGGAATACA
Protein-coding regions in this window:
- a CDS encoding GAF domain-containing protein, with protein sequence MIKRKEKITSQSSQKKTVRERIQEIEVLRRITQTISCKLDLEEVLHQIIETVVKVTKADACLLYLLDQLGEELILRASKNPHPKLIGRIRIEVGEGITGWVAKQAQPVAISRNASDDPRFKVFHNLPEDRYHAFLSVPVISQNEVIGVINVQHKNKRKHRPEEIALLSTIGQQVGGAIENARLYQEMKKKAQRIETLSRVSTTIASNQYLEEILHLLVTMTAEMMSSQTCSIMLLEEKNKELVIKATQSLSDRYKSKPPLKIGESISGRVVKEKKPVSVLDVTREKGFMYQDLARKEGLCSLLSVPMMIKDRVIGVINSYTSEPHHFSEEEIKVLQAVANQAAIAIENTALLKRSLAMEEELEARKVVEKAKGLLMKNKRITENEAFKLLRKQSMNTRRSMREIAEAVILALEMGQ